From Arcobacter sp. LA11, the proteins below share one genomic window:
- a CDS encoding glycoside hydrolase family 19 protein, producing DKLSFFTECKDIEEFPKSDDVYHFNPIGLVGEFKDDFSCELSGDLLKELLGKAVLFNHKDMKLYPEVYKTDVYEFVKVFNGVVKKYPEFNKCIYIAHFLAQAFHEADHFHTTEEYASGWDYDIKTYPVSVCTTYGIKSRKCKRHKQIITEGNTSIGDGPKYKGKGLLQLTWKGTYQKYSKFKGIDFVKEPTLIASNLEYAIDASCWFWTKFKGENYFNKLIDRKELEYKHLSEEVKNDLIVKSVTKKVNGGTRGLVGRQELFKKIIKKVKG from the coding sequence AGATAAGTTATCATTTTTTACAGAGTGTAAGGATATAGAAGAGTTTCCTAAAAGTGATGATGTTTATCATTTTAATCCTATTGGGTTGGTTGGGGAGTTTAAAGATGATTTTAGTTGTGAATTATCTGGAGATTTATTAAAAGAACTTTTAGGTAAAGCTGTATTATTTAATCATAAAGATATGAAACTATATCCTGAGGTCTATAAAACTGATGTTTATGAATTCGTAAAAGTTTTTAATGGAGTAGTTAAAAAATATCCAGAGTTTAATAAATGTATTTATATCGCTCATTTTTTAGCACAGGCATTTCATGAGGCTGACCACTTTCATACAACGGAAGAATATGCTAGTGGCTGGGACTATGATATTAAAACGTATCCTGTAAGTGTTTGTACTACTTACGGAATTAAAAGTCGAAAATGTAAAAGACATAAACAAATTATAACTGAAGGAAATACTTCTATAGGTGATGGTCCAAAATATAAGGGGAAAGGACTGCTTCAATTAACTTGGAAAGGAACTTATCAAAAATATTCTAAATTTAAAGGTATTGATTTTGTAAAAGAACCAACTTTAATTGCTTCTAATTTAGAATATGCAATAGATGCGTCATGTTGGTTTTGGACTAAATTTAAAGGTGAAAATTATTTTAATAAATTAATTGATAGAAAAGAACTAGAATATAAACATTTATCTGAAGAAGTAAAAAATGATTTAATTGTAAAAAGTGTAACTAAAAAAGTAAATGGTGGGACAAGAGGATTAGTGGGAAGACAAGAGTTATTTAAAAAAATTATAAAAAAAGTAAAAGGATAA
- a CDS encoding SH3 domain-containing protein has protein sequence MLKILILIFFISNIFANEEYLIIEENKQLISKEKDISILLKEGYLYYKKLINSKNNSYKLLINEELEDKIELIRYKDIYAIEVGKNQVNITYVLFKKIKEQLLPLNINITNPVFKNKKIFSYYRDKATWFLDIYCDKNKIYKCGEGILYPDNIEKEDIFISKVNNKVEFFTFDAKNEKIKLIEVKSQKNSFIDIIDYKKHGIDEFQLNINNKWINSNKVKIYFKKYKIIKLEKQYLYNQPNKNSKTKMYLIKGDKVEILEEKDDWLYILYKGKKDIKAWIPKSAVQEKEIKKPINNIKNENTLKTKQNTSKIEATQEEKTFFTKFLELFASSIQNKNIMQS, from the coding sequence TTGCTAAAGATTTTAATATTGATTTTTTTTATTTCAAACATTTTTGCAAATGAAGAATATTTAATAATAGAAGAAAATAAACAACTAATTTCAAAAGAAAAAGATATTAGTATTTTGTTAAAGGAAGGTTACCTCTATTATAAAAAATTAATAAATAGTAAAAATAATAGCTATAAATTATTAATAAATGAAGAACTAGAGGATAAAATAGAATTGATTAGATATAAAGATATTTATGCAATCGAAGTTGGTAAAAATCAAGTTAATATAACATATGTATTATTTAAAAAAATAAAAGAGCAATTATTACCATTAAATATAAATATAACTAACCCTGTATTTAAGAATAAAAAAATATTTTCATATTATAGAGATAAAGCGACATGGTTTTTAGATATTTATTGTGATAAAAATAAAATATATAAATGTGGTGAAGGTATTTTATATCCAGATAATATTGAAAAAGAAGATATATTTATTTCAAAAGTTAATAATAAAGTTGAATTTTTTACATTTGATGCAAAAAATGAAAAAATAAAATTAATCGAAGTTAAAAGTCAAAAAAATAGTTTTATAGATATAATTGATTATAAAAAGCACGGGATAGATGAATTTCAACTTAATATAAATAATAAGTGGATTAATAGTAATAAAGTAAAAATCTATTTTAAAAAATATAAAATAATAAAATTAGAAAAACAATACTTATATAATCAACCAAATAAAAACTCAAAAACAAAAATGTACTTAATCAAAGGAGATAAAGTAGAAATACTAGAAGAAAAAGATGATTGGCTATATATTTTATATAAAGGTAAAAAAGATATAAAAGCATGGATACCTAAAAGTGCAGTCCAAGAAAAAGAAATAAAAAAACCAATTAATAATATAAAAAATGAAAATACTCTTAAAACAAAACAAAATACCTCAAAAATAGAAGCAACACAAGAAGAGAAAACATTCTTCACAAAATTTCTAGAACTGTTTGCTTCTTCAATACAAAATAAAAATATAATGCAAAGTTAA
- a CDS encoding DUF302 domain-containing protein: MKKMFAAGVIFTLAISSMASGIVNVSSDFSVEETSQRLETILKKKGMKIFNHINHSKGAKGVGIDLRDTKLIIFGNPKVGSPLMKCQQTVALDLPQKALIWKDDMKKVWISYNDPKYLVQRHDLKGCEKVLGKVEKALAGIIKAAATK, translated from the coding sequence ATGAAAAAAATGTTTGCAGCAGGTGTAATATTTACCTTAGCTATATCAAGTATGGCTTCGGGTATTGTAAATGTATCTAGTGATTTTTCTGTAGAAGAAACTTCTCAAAGATTGGAAACTATTTTAAAGAAAAAAGGAATGAAAATATTTAATCATATTAATCATTCAAAAGGTGCAAAAGGTGTAGGTATTGATCTTCGAGATACAAAACTTATAATTTTTGGAAACCCAAAAGTGGGAAGTCCTTTAATGAAATGTCAACAAACAGTTGCTCTTGATTTACCCCAAAAAGCTCTTATCTGGAAAGATGATATGAAAAAAGTATGGATATCATATAATGACCCTAAATATCTTGTACAAAGACATGATTTAAAAGGTTGTGAAAAAGTTTTAGGAAAAGTAGAAAAAGCATTAGCTGGAATTATAAAAGCTGCTGCAACAAAATAA